In Chloroflexota bacterium, the genomic stretch CACTATGTATAACGTGAATGGAATAATTTGGTTAGCTCTATATACTAAAATTTTGTAATTTGCTACAATCAGTCCGGTTACGGTAAATGAACATCAATCAACTTCTGGTAGCTCAACGTAATATCGAATGACGAAAGGGGGCAGCATGTTAGTAAAAGATAAGGTGGCCATTGTCACCGGTGGCAGCAGAGGCCTTGGCAAGGCGATTGCGATGACCCTGGTCAAAGAAGGGGCCAGGGTATCAATATGGGGGCGAACTCCTGAACCGCTGGAGCAGGCAGCCAAGGGCATAAGAGCGGAGGGCGGAGAAGTCCTGGCCATAAGAACCGATGTCTCGGACAGCGCTCAGGTAAATAACTCGGTGCAAAAGGTGCTTGATACGTGGGGGAAAATAGATATCCTGGTGAACAACGCCGGCGTTTTACCCCAGCTGACCGGCCTTGCCGACCCTTCCAAGGCGAACCCGTTCCTCGACATGACCGACGAGAGCTGGGCGGAGGAGATTGCCACCGACCTCAGCGGCGTGTTCTACTGCATGCGGGCGGTCATCAAACCGATGATTGAGCAGCATTCGGGGAGGATTATCAACATCGGCTCGCTGGCCGGAGTAGC encodes the following:
- a CDS encoding 3-oxoacyl-ACP reductase FabG; this translates as MLVKDKVAIVTGGSRGLGKAIAMTLVKEGARVSIWGRTPEPLEQAAKGIRAEGGEVLAIRTDVSDSAQVNNSVQKVLDTWGKIDILVNNAGVLPQLTGLADPSKANPFLDMTDESWAEEIATDLSGVFYCMRAVIKPMIEQHSGRIINIGSLAGVAGGYFSTPAYSASKAGLMGMSMLAARWLGKYGITINVVNPGPIMTEGAAFGPSQLEALGKTIPFRRGGVETEVLGKPEDIANAVLYFASDLSSFVTGTRINVLGGQHMG